A DNA window from uncultured Methanoregula sp. contains the following coding sequences:
- a CDS encoding GDP-mannose 4,6-dehydratase, producing MKILITGGAGFVGSHLCEKYTKNGDTVLCLDNFMNGNLMNIRHLLNHRNFKLIQGDIQDYDLLEKLMRDVDAVFHLAAQIHVDRSIIEPKLTYDINVLGTQNILEVARMYDVEKIVHASTSEVYGSAEYAPMDEKHPLNAPHPYGASKIAADRMCYAYIETYGMNICIMRPFNLYGPRQKDSGYGGAISIFTKRVLSNMPPIIYGSGEQTRDYTYVEDIVRAYDLILAHSKPIREPVNFGTGVDVKINDLATKIIKLCGKDMKPVHVDGRPGEVDRLIADITKAKKLGWKPKFSLDMGLEKFVDWYQNYKFEEWAKPR from the coding sequence ATGAAAATTTTAATTACCGGTGGAGCAGGTTTTGTTGGATCGCACCTGTGCGAGAAATATACCAAAAATGGTGATACGGTCTTATGTCTTGATAATTTCATGAACGGGAATCTGATGAATATCCGGCACCTGCTCAATCACCGGAATTTCAAATTAATTCAGGGTGATATCCAGGATTATGATCTGCTGGAGAAGCTCATGCGGGATGTCGATGCGGTCTTCCACCTTGCTGCCCAGATTCATGTTGACCGTTCAATAATAGAACCAAAACTCACGTACGATATCAACGTCCTCGGAACCCAGAACATCCTCGAGGTTGCACGCATGTACGATGTTGAAAAAATTGTTCATGCTTCAACAAGCGAGGTGTATGGCTCTGCTGAATATGCACCTATGGATGAGAAGCACCCGCTAAACGCTCCCCATCCCTATGGTGCCAGCAAGATTGCCGCTGACCGGATGTGTTATGCCTATATCGAGACATATGGGATGAACATCTGCATCATGCGCCCGTTCAACCTTTACGGGCCCCGGCAAAAAGACTCCGGATATGGTGGAGCCATCTCGATCTTTACCAAACGCGTCCTCTCCAATATGCCGCCAATCATCTATGGCAGCGGGGAACAGACACGTGATTATACATATGTCGAAGATATCGTTCGGGCATACGATCTCATCCTGGCACATTCCAAGCCAATACGTGAACCGGTAAATTTTGGAACCGGTGTAGATGTAAAAATCAATGATCTTGCAACAAAGATCATAAAACTCTGCGGTAAGGATATGAAGCCTGTTCATGTAGATGGACGGCCCGGAGAAGTTGACCGGCTGATTGCTGATATCACAAAAGCGAAAAAACTCGGCTGGAAACCGAAGTTTTCCCTGGACATGGGTCTGGAAAAATTTGTTGACTGGTACCAGAATTACAAATTCGAGGAATGGGCAAAACCCCGGTAA
- a CDS encoding DegT/DnrJ/EryC1/StrS family aminotransferase, with translation MNVPLFKIFWDDEDVRSVTAAIQKGAYWAIGPMIDEFEKRIAEYIGQKYCVTFNSGTSALHALLLSCGISPGDEIIVPSFTFISTANSALFVKAKPVFADIERTTFGLDPASVEEKITKKTKAIIPVHYGGCPCRIQELREIADDHNLLLIEDAAESMGAMLGGKMVGTFGDASMFSFCQNKIIATGEGGAITTDSAEIFEKLKLMRSHGREDCANYFATSDYLEYVSLGYNFRMSEITAALGVAQIKKIDRLISMRQKNARHYAARLKHVPYIRVPEFPPEYSSVYQLYTVLINGGRAQRDGLIAQLGQNHVSSKVYFYPVHLTRFYRETFGCSPGMLPVTEEVSDSAITLPMYPSLTTEEMDYVAGVLARCTL, from the coding sequence ATGAATGTTCCACTGTTCAAGATCTTCTGGGATGACGAGGATGTCCGGTCCGTCACCGCGGCAATCCAGAAAGGTGCATACTGGGCGATTGGCCCGATGATCGATGAGTTCGAAAAGCGGATAGCAGAATATATCGGCCAGAAATATTGTGTGACATTCAATTCCGGCACATCTGCCCTGCATGCCCTCCTCCTTTCCTGCGGTATTTCTCCCGGCGATGAAATTATCGTCCCTTCATTCACGTTCATCTCCACGGCAAATTCTGCACTCTTTGTCAAGGCAAAACCTGTCTTTGCCGATATCGAGCGGACAACGTTCGGCCTCGACCCCGCCTCCGTTGAGGAAAAGATAACAAAGAAAACAAAGGCGATCATCCCTGTCCACTATGGAGGATGTCCCTGCAGGATCCAGGAGCTCCGCGAGATCGCCGATGATCACAACCTCCTCCTCATTGAGGACGCTGCCGAATCCATGGGTGCAATGCTTGGCGGGAAGATGGTGGGAACGTTTGGCGATGCCTCCATGTTCAGCTTCTGCCAGAACAAGATCATCGCAACCGGCGAAGGCGGGGCGATCACTACAGACTCCGCAGAGATCTTTGAGAAACTCAAACTGATGCGCTCGCACGGGCGTGAGGACTGTGCCAATTACTTTGCTACGTCCGATTACCTGGAATACGTCTCCCTTGGCTACAATTTCAGGATGTCGGAGATCACCGCAGCCTTGGGTGTTGCGCAGATAAAGAAGATCGACCGGCTCATCTCCATGCGGCAGAAGAACGCCCGGCACTATGCTGCAAGACTCAAGCATGTGCCATACATCCGGGTGCCTGAATTTCCCCCGGAGTACTCCAGCGTGTACCAGCTCTACACGGTCCTCATCAACGGGGGCCGGGCACAGCGCGACGGACTCATCGCACAGCTCGGGCAGAATCATGTGTCGTCGAAGGTGTACTTCTACCCGGTTCACCTGACCCGATTCTATCGGGAAACATTCGGCTGTTCACCAGGTATGCTGCCGGTAACGGAGGAGGTCTCGGATTCCGCAATAACCCTGC
- the hisS gene encoding histidine--tRNA ligase, with translation MLQKPRGTRDFLPDEMEARRAVEWRLREVARRWGYREVCTPEFEDLELFTMRSGEGIIDEMYVFEDKGGRKLALRPEITAAVIRMYVNEAKVAPKPLRWCYYADCFRYERPQKGRYRQFWQFGVELIGADTAAADAETIMLASEMLNATGVRYELKVGHLSLMRNLVRDLEPVMQRKVRAHLDKKDFDGLNATLESLNKTELASSLTALVATRNLAEAFEIAGTIPEKERIEQTVSSLDAAGVKYSLNFGIARGLDYYTGIVFEGFADNLGAENQILGGGAYCLSQLFGGDDVASCGFAVGFDRVMVSLGETAQKQKDTVVGLVCTNEGRARALVVGRAFREAGIRTEMDLMERGLGAQLAHAAKSANFAVVVGKREAETGDVTLKNLETGEQKTVGLEAAIAEVRAHGAR, from the coding sequence ATGCTCCAGAAACCACGGGGAACACGGGACTTTTTACCGGATGAGATGGAAGCGCGCCGCGCTGTGGAGTGGCGCCTGCGGGAAGTTGCGCGCCGGTGGGGTTACCGCGAGGTCTGCACGCCGGAGTTCGAGGATCTCGAACTCTTCACCATGCGCTCGGGCGAAGGGATCATCGACGAGATGTACGTCTTCGAGGACAAGGGCGGGAGAAAGCTCGCGCTCCGGCCCGAGATCACGGCAGCCGTTATCCGGATGTACGTCAACGAGGCAAAAGTGGCCCCCAAGCCCCTGCGCTGGTGCTACTATGCCGACTGCTTCCGGTACGAGAGGCCCCAGAAAGGCCGGTACCGCCAGTTCTGGCAGTTCGGGGTGGAACTGATAGGCGCGGACACGGCCGCTGCCGATGCCGAGACGATCATGCTCGCATCCGAGATGCTGAACGCAACCGGCGTCCGGTACGAGCTCAAAGTCGGGCACCTTTCGCTCATGAGAAATCTTGTCCGGGACCTTGAACCCGTAATGCAGCGCAAGGTGCGGGCTCACCTGGACAAGAAGGATTTCGACGGCCTGAACGCAACGCTCGAATCCCTGAACAAGACCGAGCTTGCCTCCTCCTTAACCGCGCTCGTTGCAACGCGAAACCTTGCCGAGGCATTCGAGATCGCGGGAACGATCCCCGAGAAGGAGCGCATTGAGCAGACCGTGAGCTCGCTCGATGCAGCCGGTGTCAAGTATTCCCTGAACTTCGGCATTGCCCGGGGGCTCGATTATTACACCGGCATCGTATTCGAGGGATTTGCTGACAACCTCGGGGCCGAGAACCAGATCCTGGGCGGCGGGGCGTACTGCCTTTCCCAGCTCTTCGGCGGCGACGATGTGGCCTCCTGCGGGTTTGCGGTCGGGTTCGACCGGGTGATGGTCTCCCTTGGCGAGACTGCGCAGAAACAGAAAGACACCGTGGTCGGTCTTGTCTGCACGAACGAAGGCCGGGCCCGGGCCCTTGTTGTTGGCCGGGCTTTCCGCGAGGCCGGGATCCGGACCGAGATGGATCTCATGGAGCGGGGTCTCGGCGCCCAGCTGGCCCATGCTGCCAAGTCTGCAAATTTCGCAGTCGTTGTCGGGAAGCGGGAAGCCGAGACGGGAGACGTGACCCTGAAAAACCTCGAAACCGGGGAGCAGAAGACGGTCGGACTCGAAGCAGCCATTGCCGAGGTGCGTGCCCATGGTGCTCGCTGA
- a CDS encoding nicotinamide-nucleotide adenylyltransferase, with the protein MNKRRGFYIGRFQPYHNGHQSVLEHIAGKVDEIIIGVGSAQLSHHPDNPFTAGERILMITRSLKSFDCPFYVIPIEDLQRNALWVSHVRAMAPPFDICYSSNPLVLQLFREAGVKVQSPAMYEREILSGTEIRNRMISGEPWEDLVPPAVVQVIKEIDGVNRLRQIVRED; encoded by the coding sequence ATGAACAAGAGACGCGGGTTCTATATCGGGAGGTTCCAGCCCTACCACAACGGGCACCAGTCGGTGCTCGAACATATTGCAGGAAAAGTGGACGAGATCATCATCGGGGTCGGCAGCGCGCAGCTCTCCCACCACCCGGACAACCCGTTCACGGCCGGCGAGCGGATCCTGATGATCACGCGCTCGCTCAAATCCTTCGACTGCCCGTTCTATGTGATCCCGATAGAAGATCTCCAGCGCAATGCCCTCTGGGTATCCCATGTCCGGGCAATGGCCCCGCCATTCGATATCTGCTATTCCTCAAACCCGCTGGTATTGCAGCTCTTCCGGGAGGCCGGCGTCAAAGTCCAGTCCCCGGCCATGTACGAGCGGGAGATCCTGAGCGGAACCGAGATCCGCAACCGGATGATCAGTGGAGAGCCCTGGGAGGACCTGGTCCCGCCCGCTGTTGTCCAGGTCATCAAAGAGATCGATGGAGTAAACCGGTTGCGCCAGATCGTGCGCGAGGACTAG
- the larB gene encoding nickel pincer cofactor biosynthesis protein LarB, giving the protein MPANRALQDLLDQYKNGELSAEAAAEAIEGLRLERVGDFACLDLGRNVRCGMPEFVLAEGKDPGHLAEIAIRLAKSAGRCVVTRVSAEQALMVQTRAADADIPVEHRESGRVLILGSAPAPAQTGGIVGIITAGTSDIRVAEEARIIAEEMGCEVRIAYDVGAAGIHRLFPALKPLLAAHAIIVCAGREGTLPAVVAGLVDKPVIGVPVSVGYGYMGQGQAALASMLQSCSVVAVVNIDAGFTAGAFAARIATMRGS; this is encoded by the coding sequence ATGCCAGCAAACCGGGCATTGCAGGATCTGCTAGACCAGTACAAGAACGGGGAATTGAGCGCAGAAGCTGCAGCCGAAGCCATCGAAGGCCTCCGGCTGGAGCGGGTAGGGGATTTTGCCTGCCTCGACCTGGGGCGCAATGTCCGGTGCGGGATGCCGGAGTTCGTGCTTGCCGAAGGAAAGGACCCGGGCCATCTTGCCGAGATCGCGATACGGCTTGCGAAGTCCGCAGGACGTTGTGTGGTGACCCGGGTGAGTGCCGAGCAGGCTCTGATGGTCCAGACCAGAGCCGCTGATGCGGACATACCGGTCGAGCACCGGGAATCCGGCCGGGTCCTCATCCTTGGCAGCGCACCGGCCCCGGCGCAGACCGGCGGGATTGTCGGGATCATCACGGCCGGGACTTCCGATATCCGGGTGGCCGAAGAGGCCCGGATCATAGCCGAAGAGATGGGCTGCGAAGTCCGGATCGCCTACGATGTCGGGGCTGCCGGCATCCACCGGCTCTTCCCGGCGCTCAAACCGCTCCTTGCCGCCCACGCCATCATCGTCTGCGCGGGAAGGGAGGGAACGCTGCCAGCAGTCGTTGCCGGCCTTGTCGACAAGCCGGTCATCGGCGTTCCGGTCAGCGTGGGCTACGGGTACATGGGCCAGGGGCAGGCAGCTCTTGCAAGCATGCTCCAGTCCTGTTCGGTCGTGGCCGTTGTCAACATCGATGCCGGGTTCACGGCCGGGGCTTTTGCAGCAAGGATCGCAACTATGAGGGGATCATGA
- a CDS encoding ABC transporter permease, producing MSYLVFVAIFGAAATIFLWLRDARIFFRTGLPGYRKAAYWGVLYGALAGLGLQITWHAPDYEILGLGLILAGIYLITNQKKEKIWTNEGTFQRFLGSVPIKKSNKR from the coding sequence ATGTCGTATCTCGTCTTTGTCGCCATATTCGGCGCGGCTGCAACCATCTTCCTCTGGCTGCGCGATGCCCGGATTTTCTTCCGGACCGGCCTCCCTGGCTACCGGAAAGCTGCGTACTGGGGCGTCCTCTACGGGGCCCTTGCCGGTCTCGGTCTCCAGATCACCTGGCATGCGCCCGATTACGAGATCCTGGGCCTCGGCCTGATCCTCGCCGGCATCTACCTGATCACCAACCAGAAGAAGGAGAAGATCTGGACAAATGAAGGAACCTTTCAGCGGTTCCTCGGCAGCGTGCCGATAAAAAAGTCGAACAAGAGATAA
- a CDS encoding DNA topoisomerase VI subunit B, whose amino-acid sequence MVLAEELAKQQRSISVAEFFEKNKHLLGFDSPTRGVITTIKEAVDNALDACEEAQVLPDIFISIKKTGTDVFRIIVEDNGPGIVPAQIPFVFGKLLYGSRFHQIRQTRGQQGIGISAAVLYAQLTSGLPTVVISRTGHKEQAHRFEIQIRIETNEPDILKSEEIEWDRIHGTRVQIEFKSTMAARKKLIEYLRYTSVVNPHARFRVELDDEAFTFERVSQEIIACPVAIQPHPHGIEFGQLKRMAAASNEKLLDFMVNGFSRVGKKSAQDMCDRAGLKGTVKANGLDSDQLKNLLAAMQAIAVPAPPSSQCLSPIGEELIRRGLDKEFQMDFVAARTRPSSVFSGHSFMVEAAIGYGGKLPSEGNAIILRFANRVPLMYQQGACAITECISRVNWKSYNISQQGLPTGPILILVHVASTNVPFTSESKDAIASIPEIEKEIVLALQDLGRDLKLFVSRRDKGKLAEDRARAVCAIIPEIAEKVSEIVEKPLVDTSPIEGKLMRKLIVKKATRDGKVTIELANYSGFDGEITVYDISADNAADAVPKTDFVSEMDGQFTKVWKITVPPKEVSRIIYTGKGGGILEIRGIDDNKKMVVDLDV is encoded by the coding sequence ATGGTGCTCGCTGAGGAGCTGGCAAAACAGCAGCGCAGCATCAGTGTAGCCGAATTTTTCGAGAAGAACAAGCACCTGCTCGGCTTTGACTCGCCCACGCGCGGGGTCATCACCACGATCAAGGAGGCGGTCGACAATGCGCTCGATGCCTGCGAGGAAGCGCAGGTCCTCCCGGACATTTTTATCAGCATAAAAAAGACCGGCACCGACGTCTTCCGGATCATTGTCGAGGACAATGGCCCGGGCATCGTGCCGGCCCAGATTCCCTTTGTTTTCGGCAAACTCCTGTATGGTTCCCGGTTCCACCAGATCCGGCAGACCCGGGGCCAGCAGGGTATCGGCATCTCGGCAGCGGTGCTCTATGCGCAGCTGACAAGTGGACTCCCGACAGTCGTCATCTCCCGGACCGGTCACAAGGAGCAGGCACACCGGTTCGAGATCCAGATCAGGATCGAGACAAACGAGCCCGACATTCTCAAAAGCGAGGAGATTGAATGGGACCGGATCCACGGCACCCGCGTCCAGATCGAGTTCAAGAGCACGATGGCGGCGCGGAAGAAGCTCATCGAGTACCTCCGCTATACTTCTGTCGTCAACCCCCATGCCCGGTTCCGGGTGGAGCTGGACGACGAGGCGTTCACTTTTGAGCGGGTGAGCCAGGAAATTATTGCCTGCCCGGTCGCCATCCAGCCCCATCCCCACGGGATCGAGTTCGGGCAGCTCAAGCGGATGGCCGCAGCAAGCAATGAGAAGTTACTCGACTTCATGGTCAACGGGTTCAGCCGGGTGGGCAAGAAGTCCGCTCAGGATATGTGCGACCGGGCCGGCCTCAAGGGCACGGTGAAGGCGAATGGTCTCGATTCAGACCAGCTCAAGAACCTCCTTGCTGCCATGCAGGCAATAGCCGTTCCTGCCCCTCCCTCATCCCAGTGTCTCTCCCCGATTGGCGAGGAACTGATCCGGCGCGGTCTTGACAAGGAGTTCCAGATGGATTTTGTCGCAGCCCGCACCCGGCCGAGTTCCGTCTTCTCGGGCCACTCGTTCATGGTCGAGGCGGCGATCGGCTACGGGGGAAAACTCCCTTCGGAGGGTAACGCTATCATCCTCCGGTTCGCAAACCGCGTCCCGCTCATGTACCAGCAGGGCGCCTGTGCGATCACGGAATGCATCTCGCGCGTGAACTGGAAGTCCTACAATATCTCGCAACAGGGGCTCCCGACCGGCCCGATACTGATCCTTGTCCACGTGGCCTCGACCAACGTCCCGTTCACGAGCGAGAGCAAGGACGCGATAGCAAGCATTCCTGAGATAGAAAAAGAGATCGTGCTCGCGCTCCAGGATCTCGGCCGCGATCTCAAGCTCTTCGTCTCCCGCAGGGACAAGGGCAAACTTGCCGAGGACCGGGCCCGGGCGGTCTGTGCCATCATCCCGGAGATTGCAGAGAAGGTCTCCGAGATCGTAGAAAAACCCCTGGTCGACACCTCGCCCATTGAAGGAAAGCTGATGAGGAAACTCATTGTCAAGAAAGCCACCCGGGACGGGAAGGTGACGATCGAGCTTGCCAACTACAGCGGGTTCGATGGCGAGATAACGGTCTACGATATCTCGGCGGACAATGCAGCCGACGCAGTCCCGAAAACGGATTTCGTGAGCGAGATGGACGGGCAGTTCACGAAAGTCTGGAAGATCACTGTCCCCCCAAAAGAGGTCTCGCGCATCATCTACACCGGTAAAGGCGGGGGCATTCTTGAAATACGGGGCATAGACGACAACAAGAAGATGGTGGTGGATCTGGATGTCTAG
- a CDS encoding glycosyltransferase, which yields MRLCFLADIRSIHTKRWIEFFAPSHEIHLITLNFTPSEMGNVSTEDYTNLGVRIHILPKSFPSILFNSLRVKKLIRTIQPDLLHAHFVTHYGYWGARSGFHPFVVSGWGDDVLIHPKKTVLSYLVSLALRSADRITCDGENSFEAIQKLGIPREKILLITHGVDTKKFSPGLRNPALFLNIFKNSWPVVTCIRGFNPIYDPETIIRAIPHVLKDAPEVNFLIGGKGYEEERMRALSDKLGIGQFIQFCGWIPHENLPPYLASSDIYVSASLSDGGVAVSSFEAMASGLPVVVTDIGDNRLWIKDNENGFIVPVRQPELLAERIVRLVRNPDLRKACGQVNRGLVEEKQDYYKEMEKVHVLYTDLVKR from the coding sequence ATGAGACTCTGTTTTCTGGCGGATATACGCTCTATTCATACCAAACGATGGATAGAATTTTTTGCTCCATCACATGAAATTCACTTAATCACCTTAAATTTCACCCCGTCTGAAATGGGAAATGTTTCAACCGAGGATTATACAAATCTTGGTGTAAGGATCCATATTCTCCCAAAATCATTCCCCTCGATTCTCTTCAACTCCCTGCGGGTGAAAAAACTCATCAGAACAATCCAACCGGATCTTCTTCACGCCCATTTCGTCACCCATTACGGGTATTGGGGTGCACGAAGTGGCTTTCACCCCTTTGTAGTATCCGGCTGGGGCGATGATGTACTCATCCACCCCAAAAAGACCGTGCTTTCATACCTTGTCAGTCTCGCACTTCGATCTGCAGACCGGATTACCTGTGATGGGGAAAATTCGTTTGAAGCCATACAAAAACTAGGTATTCCCCGGGAAAAAATACTGCTCATCACCCATGGAGTTGATACGAAAAAATTTTCACCGGGTCTCCGTAATCCGGCACTTTTTTTGAATATATTCAAAAATTCCTGGCCGGTGGTGACCTGCATACGGGGGTTCAATCCGATTTACGATCCTGAAACGATCATCCGGGCAATTCCCCATGTACTTAAGGATGCCCCGGAAGTCAATTTCCTGATTGGGGGGAAAGGGTATGAAGAAGAGAGGATGCGGGCCCTGTCTGACAAACTCGGCATAGGGCAATTTATTCAGTTCTGTGGCTGGATACCTCATGAGAATCTTCCCCCATACCTGGCATCCTCTGATATATACGTATCAGCATCTCTTTCCGATGGAGGTGTTGCAGTCAGTTCCTTTGAAGCTATGGCAAGCGGGCTTCCCGTAGTTGTTACTGATATTGGAGATAACCGGTTATGGATTAAAGATAATGAAAATGGCTTCATCGTACCTGTCAGGCAACCCGAACTATTAGCAGAAAGGATTGTTCGTCTTGTGCGCAATCCCGATCTACGGAAGGCCTGCGGGCAGGTAAACCGGGGTCTTGTTGAAGAAAAACAGGATTACTATAAAGAAATGGAAAAAGTACATGTATTATACACAGATCTGGTGAAGAGGTAA
- a CDS encoding radical SAM protein, translated as MKIVFVQPNVGFKGGHTWEALGVGYMVSYLKNHFKGQLDLSFYSAFYDSDEVIVNNTQDADIVAFSCTSPQYRHGLRLARQIKTDKNIIVFGGVHASALPDDVLKEPCVDLVVKGEGEQSVLSIVNSLSRKEKLPKKIVTSDFIEDINTIPFPDRVTIKNERNIQQAYADNHKRITSVLSSRGCPFRCSYCCSPVVWQRKTRFRSPENILDEIEELVRDLRIDFLKFADDTFTVNKKRVLEFCSQKNERGIDIPFGANAHINTIDEEMLKVLSESNCQELWYGVESGSPKILADMHKNTKIDNIKNVFRLTHEYGMKTRAYFLIGMPNETIEDIHLTEKLCDEIEPDVVGFTLLAPYPTNEYFDYATMKDWDWSTFDEYTNDWVHTTTLSNERLKVEQRRLIEKYQNHITFKQKGKTS; from the coding sequence ATGAAGATTGTTTTCGTTCAACCCAATGTAGGTTTTAAGGGGGGCCATACCTGGGAAGCGCTCGGTGTCGGCTACATGGTATCCTATCTGAAAAACCATTTCAAAGGCCAGCTTGATCTTTCATTCTATTCAGCATTTTACGACAGCGATGAAGTGATCGTCAACAATACGCAGGATGCCGATATTGTCGCGTTCTCCTGTACAAGCCCCCAGTATCGCCATGGACTCCGGCTTGCACGGCAGATAAAAACGGATAAGAATATCATTGTTTTCGGGGGTGTACACGCATCTGCCCTTCCGGATGATGTATTGAAAGAGCCTTGTGTTGACCTCGTTGTCAAAGGCGAAGGGGAGCAGTCCGTTCTATCGATTGTCAACTCACTTTCCCGGAAAGAAAAACTCCCAAAAAAGATAGTCACGTCAGATTTTATTGAAGATATCAATACGATTCCGTTCCCGGACCGGGTTACGATAAAAAATGAACGCAATATCCAGCAGGCGTATGCTGACAACCATAAACGAATCACTTCGGTCCTGAGCAGCCGGGGCTGCCCCTTCCGGTGCAGTTACTGTTGCAGCCCGGTTGTCTGGCAACGAAAAACCCGTTTCCGCTCCCCGGAGAATATCCTGGATGAGATTGAGGAACTCGTGCGGGATCTCCGGATCGACTTCCTCAAGTTTGCCGACGATACTTTCACGGTCAACAAAAAAAGAGTCCTGGAATTCTGCAGCCAGAAGAACGAACGGGGAATCGACATCCCCTTCGGGGCCAATGCCCATATCAATACCATTGATGAGGAAATGTTGAAGGTATTATCCGAGAGCAACTGTCAGGAACTCTGGTATGGTGTAGAGAGCGGGTCCCCGAAGATCCTCGCCGACATGCACAAGAATACAAAAATTGATAATATCAAAAATGTTTTCCGCCTGACCCACGAGTACGGTATGAAAACCCGTGCCTATTTCCTCATCGGGATGCCCAACGAGACGATCGAGGATATCCATCTGACGGAAAAACTCTGTGACGAGATTGAGCCCGATGTTGTCGGTTTCACGCTCCTTGCCCCCTACCCGACGAACGAGTACTTTGATTATGCCACCATGAAGGACTGGGACTGGTCCACGTTCGATGAGTATACCAATGACTGGGTGCATACAACCACCCTTTCGAACGAGCGCCTGAAAGTCGAGCAGCGGCGGCTCATCGAGAAATACCAGAACCATATCACGTTCAAGCAGAAGGGAAAGACTTCATGA
- a CDS encoding DNA topoisomerase IV subunit A, which translates to MSREELEKKAMVSLLKIASAWYDQMKSGEIPSISLPSRTKYNIEYDDSSEVWKYGDKESMRTAASAKSATHLLKMAYVIGFIKQQLRENRSSTLREMYYISEGWKRAKFGAQDESNFLIEDLEILSDVPREGFHLHPEENGASIYGPMRIREETRRGMKTLHCQDDVGQAGYTIPNNVENIEFVDHDAKFVIAIETGGMYDRLIENGFDEEHNAILVHLKGQPARSTRRMLNRMSTTWNLPILVFTDGDPWSYRIYGSVAYGAIKSAHMSELLATPRAQFLGLQPSDIRDYNLPSDTLTDKDVEALKSELTDPRFATDYWRKQINLQIEMNLKSEQQAFAARGLDFVTKKYLPARLSEMGII; encoded by the coding sequence ATGTCTAGGGAAGAACTGGAAAAGAAGGCGATGGTCTCGCTCCTGAAGATCGCCAGTGCATGGTACGACCAGATGAAGTCCGGCGAGATCCCCTCCATCTCCCTGCCCTCGCGGACGAAATACAATATCGAATACGATGATTCGAGCGAGGTCTGGAAGTACGGCGACAAGGAGAGTATGCGGACTGCGGCGTCAGCGAAGAGCGCCACCCATCTCCTGAAGATGGCTTACGTCATCGGGTTCATCAAGCAGCAGCTGAGAGAGAACCGCTCGTCAACGCTGAGAGAAATGTACTATATCTCGGAGGGCTGGAAGCGGGCGAAGTTCGGGGCGCAGGATGAGAGCAACTTCTTAATCGAGGACCTCGAGATCCTCTCGGACGTGCCGCGCGAGGGCTTCCACCTCCATCCCGAGGAGAACGGGGCCTCCATCTACGGGCCTATGCGGATCCGGGAGGAGACCCGGCGCGGGATGAAGACCCTGCACTGCCAGGACGATGTCGGGCAGGCGGGATATACGATCCCGAACAATGTCGAGAATATCGAGTTCGTGGATCACGATGCCAAGTTCGTCATCGCGATTGAAACTGGTGGTATGTACGACCGGCTGATCGAGAACGGGTTTGACGAGGAGCACAACGCGATCCTCGTCCATCTCAAAGGCCAGCCGGCGCGTTCCACCCGAAGGATGCTCAACCGGATGAGCACAACCTGGAACCTCCCGATCCTGGTCTTCACGGATGGCGACCCGTGGTCTTACCGTATCTATGGATCGGTGGCTTACGGGGCTATCAAGAGCGCCCACATGTCCGAGCTGCTCGCAACTCCCCGGGCCCAGTTCCTCGGCCTGCAGCCCAGCGATATCCGGGATTACAACCTGCCCTCCGACACGCTGACCGATAAGGATGTCGAGGCCCTGAAATCCGAACTGACGGATCCCCGGTTTGCCACGGATTACTGGAGAAAACAGATCAACCTGCAGATCGAGATGAACCTAAAGTCGGAACAGCAGGCGTTTGCGGCCCGGGGGCTGGATTTCGTTACGAAGAAGTATCTGCCGGCGCGGCTCTCCGAGATGGGGATAATCTGA